In the genome of Acidovorax sp. 69, the window TGGCGCGACATGCCGGCCGCCGAGCGCGCCAAGACCATGCGCCGCGCCGCTGCCCTGATGCGCGAACGTGCCGAGGCCATCGCTGCCATCATGGTGCAAGAGCAGGGCAAGCCCCTGGCCGAGGCCAAGGTCGAAACCATGGCGTCGGCCGACATCATTGAATGGTTCGCTGACGAATCGCTGCGCGTATACGGTCGCATCGTGCCTTCGCGCAACCTCAAGGCCACGCAGATGGTGCTGAAGGACCCCGTGGGCCCCGTGGCGGCCTTCACGCCGTGGAACTTCCCCATCAACCAGGTGGTACGCAAGCTGGCGGCAGCACTCGCCGCAGGCTGCTCCATCCTGGTCAAGGCGCCTGAGGAAACCCCCGCCAGCCCCGCCGAGCTGATCCGCGCGTTTGCCGATGCAGGCGTGCCCGCCGGCACCGTGGGCCTGGTGTATGGCGACCCTGCCGAAATTTCGAACTACCTGATTCCCCACCCCGTGATCCGCAAGGTCACGTTCACCGGCTCCACCCCCGTGGGCAAGCAGTTGGCTGCGCTGGCGGGCAAGCACATGAAGCGCGTGACCATGGAGCTGGGTGGCCACGCCCCGGTCATCGTGGCGGAAGACGCCGACCTGGAGCTGGCCATCAAGATCGGCAGCGGCGCCAAGTTCCGCAACGCCGGTCAGGTCTGCATCTCGCCCACGCGCTACCTGGTGCATGAAAGCATCCGCGCTGAATTTGTGGCGGGTTTTGCCAAGTACGCCCAGGGCCTGAAGGTGGGCGATGGCCTGACCGCTGGCACGCAAATGGGCCCGCTGGCCAACCCGCGCCGTATCACTGCCATGACCGACCTGCTGGCCGACGCCGTGCAGCAGGGCGCACAGCTGATGGCCGGTGGTGAGCGCATTGGCACAGAAGGCAACTACTTCCAGCCCACCGTGCTGGACAACGTGCCGCTGTCAGCCCGCATCGTCAACGAAGAACCTTTCGGACCGGTGGCGGCCATTCGGGGTTTCGAGAAGATCGAGGACGCGATTGCCGAAGCCAACCGCCTGCCGTTTGGTCTGGCCGGTTACGCCTTCACCACGTCACTGAAAAACGCACACCTGCTGGCGCAGCGCCTCGAAGTGGGCATGTTGTGGATCAACCAGGCGGCTGCGCCTGCGGCCGAGCTGCCCTTTGGTGGCCTCAAGGATTCGGGCTATGGATCCGAGGGCGGGCCAGAGGCGATTGAGGCGCACATGAACACGCGCCTGGTGTCGATCATGAATGTGTGAGTGACGGGGTGAGCGTCCCTCCTGCGGTCGGAGGGCGCTCGCACCCAGTGTCCCTGGCGTCACGGGCAGCGGCTGGCCGCAGAGTGATGGGCTCCGCAACAGCAGCCGCTTCCATTGCGATGAAGTGGCTGCGCCAGCTCGGCCTGCCTCTTGCCGCCCTTCTTTTAAACAGCAAATTCCCCCATGAAGTGCTTCGCGCGTTCCTGCATCCTCTTTGTCTCCTTGATTGCGCCATTGACCTACGCCGCTGCGCCAGACCCCGCGCTCCTTGGGTGCTGGCGGGCGGTAAAGATCGTTCTGTATGGGGCGGACGGGTCAACGGCAGAGGACAACTCCGGGCGCTGCGTCCTGCAGTTCAAGGACGATCAATTCGATTCGACCTGCACAACGACCGGCGGGACGGCGACAACCTCGTACCAGTACCAGATTGTTCGCCCCCACTTTTACGTGGCAAAAATGACGAGCAGCACGTTTCGCACGGACCTGATCGGATCCACGCGCGAGTACGAATACCGGATGGAAGGGGATGGACTCGTCACATCGACCGCTTCACAAGCCAAGCTGCCCGCACCCGCTGCTGCGGCGCCAAGAGTAGAAACAAAAGCCACGAAGACGCCGTGCCCGTAAGGTGGAGCGTGCTGTGGAGCCATGGCGTTCCGATAGAGGCGCTCTTGCAGCTCCCTGCAGCCTTGTGTTGGCGCTGGCATTCGTTTTTTAGGGAGGTATTTCGCATGCTTGTTCGACTGCTTGCCCCCTTGCTGGTCATGGCCTGTGCTTTGCCCGCCTGCGCAGGCATGAGCAAAGAAAGCGACAGCAACCGTGGTGGACTTTTCTTTGCCATGCTGACGCCAGACCTTGAGCCGGTGATTGCGCGTTTCGACGACAAGGCCCAGCTCCAACAACTGGCGGGGCACTGCAACATGGGCAAGGCGGTGTTTTCGCTGCAGGCGGGGGTGAGGTACCAGTGCAAGGCAGACGTGTTCAAGACCCCGTCCGGTGCAGACGACTGGGAGGGGGTCGGCGTCACGGTGCAAGGCCCTGTCCGCCAGAGTGACCGTCGGGAATACGCGCTGTTCTCGCTCACACCGCCCGCTACGCCCCGGTGGGATGTGCGCAAGATTGACCCTGACCACCGCGCGGAGCTGCAGGCCTTTCTGCAGTCAGACCCGCGCCGCTTTGGCGGTCTGATGCGCCAGTTGAAGCTGGACGCTGCCATGTCCATTCGCCCGCCGCAAGGTGCTCCAGGCGCACGCGTCACCCTGGTGGTGCCCGGCAAAGTGGTGCGCGATGCGGATGCGTTCTATGAGGCGCAAAGGCACCATGTGTTTGTGCGCAACCAAGGCGCCTACGCCTACATGGGCGTGGTGCCCGGCACGCCCGACAGCTACGTCGATATTGACGGCAACGACCTGCCCGGGCTGGTCGTGAGTGAGGGGTGCGACGGCTGGTGCATCAGCCTGTGGGGCCTGACGGGCGGGCTGCGGCAGGTGGGCACGTTTGGCGGGCATTGAAGACAGTGGGCCGGTTGCCTGCTGCTTGCCTGTGCGGCGTGCCGGTAGGTTGTTGCTCTGCCAATGAATCGCTCATTTTTTGATAGCTGCCAGTGCTTGATGTGAAAGCGCTGGCAGCAATTTTGATTTAAACCGAGGCTGCGGTCACATCAGAACCGATAGGTGGACGTCAACGTATACGTCCGCGCCTGCCCATAGAAGCAATCGCCCCGCGCCAGGCACTGCGTGATGTGCACCTTGTCGGCCAGGTTGACCACGTTGAAGGCCACGCGCCAGTCGCCAGCATCGTAGGCCACCATGGCGTCGGCCAGGGTGGCGGCGGGTGTGCTGATGGCCGTGGTGCCACTCCACTGTGACCCTGTGTAGCGCACGCCCGCGCCCACTGTCCAGCCGCCACGGCCTTGGGCTGCGAAGCGGTGGCTCAGCCAGGCCGATGCAGTGTGTTTGGGCACGCTGGCCACGGGTTGCCCCTGGTCGCCCGCGTTGCTGCGGCTGATCTTGGCGTCGGTGAAGGCGTAGCCCAGGGTGAAGTCCCACTGGCGCGCCAGGCTGGCCTGCACTTCGGCCTCGAAGCCGTTGACCTTGACTTCGCCGATCTGCAGGCTGTTGAGCGGGTTGCCGGGGTCGTTGGTCTTGCGGTTTTTCTCGCGCAGGGTGTAGACGGCGGCAAAGGCGCTGATGCCCTGGCCGGGCGGTTGCCATTTCACGCCCGCCTCCCATTGCTCGCCGCGGGTGGGCTTGTAGGGCGTGCCATAGGCGTCCACGCCGCCCAGAGGCTGGAAGGACTCGGAGTAGCCCGCGTAGGGTGCCCAGCCGCCGTCCATCTGGTAAGTGGCGCCCGCCCGTTTGCTCCAGGCCTTGTCGTCCACGGCGGCTGCGGGGCGGCCTTCGGTGTCGGTCTGCACGCTGTCGTGGCGCAGGCCCAGGGTGGCGGTCCAGCGGCCCCATTGGATCTGGTCCTGGGCGTAAAAGCCCAACTGCTTTTGCACCACATTCGGTTGGCGCACCAGCTGTGCGGCGGTGGGCGGCGTGAAGTTGCCGTACACGGGGTGGTAGACGTCGATGGCCGGGGCCACGGCGCGCCAGGCTTGCTGGCCCGTGTGGTTGCGTTGCACGTCCAGGCCCGCCAGCAGCGTGTGCTCTGTGCTGCCGGCCTGGAGCTTGCCTTCCAGCTGTGTGTCGATGAGCAGCATGCGGCCGGTGTTGATGTTCCATACGGCGTCACGCACGGCAGTGCGGTTATCGCTGTTGAACACCGGCCGGGCAGGGCGACCCGTGGCGGCGTTGGCCGTGAAGCTGGTGTAGATGGTGCGGTAGTCCACCTCGCTCACGGTGCGGCGCAGGTTCTGGCGCACGGTCCAGTCGGCGTTCAGGCGGTGGCTGAACAGGTAGCCCCACGAGTTGTTGGTGGTGTCATAGGCGTCCCAGCCAGGCTCGCCGATGAAGGTTTGGCGGGGAATCTGGCCGTAGGGGCTGGCCAGCTGTGTGCCCTGCCAGGGGAAAAAGCCGATGAGCGAGCCGCTTTTGTCTTTCTGGTGCAGGCCCTGCAGCGTGAGCGAGGTGTCGGCGTTGGGCTTCCAGGTGAGCGATGGCGCAAACACCAGGCGGTCGTCATCGACATGGTCAATCTGGCTACCGCTGTCGCGGCCCACGGCCACCAGGCGATAGAGCCACTGCCCGTCCTTGTCGAGAGCGCCGGTCATGTCTGCAGCAATCTGCTTGCGTGCGTTGTTGCCCACCTGCACCTGCACTTCGCGCAGTGTTTCAGCCTGCGGGCGCTTGCTGGTGAGGTTGAGCACGCCGCCCACGCTGCCCTGGCCATAGAGCACCGAGGTGGGGCCGCGCAAAAACTCCACGCGCTCCAGTGTGTAGGGGTCGGGGCGGCTGGTGTTGTAGGTGCCGTAGGTGCGCAGCAGGCCGTCCTGGTACTGCGTCACGGTGGCACTGCGTGCCGCAAAGCTGTCCACGCGGCTGTCGAAGTAGTTGGAGACCGCACCTGCGGTGTAGGCCGTGACCTGGCGCAGCGTTTGCACGCCCTGGGCTTCCATCTGGTCGCGCGTGATCACACTGATGGCCTGAGGGGTTTCGATGAGTGGCGTGCCGGTTTTGGTGGCGCTGAGCGCACGCTTGGCGACAAACCCGGTGACGGGGGCTGTGGGCGATTCGTTCTCGGCGCCCGCGTTGACGGTCACGGGTGCCAGCGCCTTCTCGGTCGTGGGGGCGGGGGTATCGGTCGCAGTTTGCGCATGCGCTGCGCCGCACAGGGCCAGCAATGCAGCGTGCGCGATGGCGGTGCGGCAGAGGGTGGTGCCGGGGGTCATGGTGTTTCCTTGTCGACAGTGGAAAAAAACAGGGGTTAAAAAATCGGCGCCCGGAGCGCCGGAGGTGTGTGCCGCGCTGTCAGAAGCTGTAGTCCAGCGAGACCTGCAGTGCTCGGGGCTGGCCGGGCACGACCGATCCAAAGCCCGCTGCGGTGGCGGTGCCATCCAGGTAGTAGCGGCGGTTGGCCGCGTTCTTCAGGTTGACCTGCACGCGCACGCCGCCCGCAAACTGGTAGCCCACCGCCAGGTCGACCGTGGTGTAGCCCGGCAAGCGCCATTGGTTGTCGTTGGCGGTGAACTTGTCGCCTTGGTGCACCAGACCACCGCCGACCCACAGGCCGGGCAGCCGGGGCAGGCGGTACTGCGTCCACAGCGACGCGTTGCGGCGCGTGGCCAGCCCGACGCGGTTGCCTACGTTGGCGCCCGCTGTGGTGTCGGCCAGCACCCTGGGGTTTTGGAAGCTGGCCTGGGCGGTCACCGTCCAGCCCGGGGTGATGCGGCCCTGCAGCTCCAGCTCCACGCCCTTGATGCGCTGGCGCGCGGTGAGCACCGAGTAGCCGGGGTGCAGCGGGTCGGTGGCGGGCGCGTTGGTCAGCTCCAGGTCAAAGGCCGACACGGTGGTCAGCAGGCGCTGGTTCAGCCATTCCTGCTTCCAGCCCACTTCCAGCTGTTTGCCTTCGGATGGCGCTGCAGCACGGTCGCCCCAAACCAGCGTGCCCGAGTTGGCCTGGAACGAGCGCGCATAGCTGGTGTAGACCATGCTGCCCGGCCGCACTTCCCAGCTCAGCGCGGCGCTGGGCTGGGTCTGGTTCAGGTCGGTGACGGGGGTGGTGTAAGCGTCCGTGAAGCGGTCATGGCGCAGGCCCAGCAGCAGGGCAAAGTCACCCAGCGCCATGCGGTCTTGCACAAACACGCCGGTGTTGCGCGCGTCGGATGAGAGCCGGCCCACGCCGGTGGAGGCCACAGGTGGCACCAGGCCTGAGATGGGGTTGTAGAGGTCGATGGCGCCCAGGTTGCCCGTGGTGCGCGCGCCATAAAAGCCGGAAATCGCGCGCCAGTCCAGCCCGGCCAGCACCGTGTGCTGCACCGGGCCGGTTTGCAACTGCGCGCGCAGTTCGGCCAGCGCGGTATCTGATTTGTATTTTTGCCCCGGCGCCATCCAGTAGCCACGCGCCACGCGGCCATTCGTCACCGGGCCCATGGGCGACACGATGTTCACGTTGCGGGAGGTCTCGTTGCGCGACAGGTGCACACGGCCTTCCAGCTGGTCAGAAAAGCGGTGCTGTAGCTCGGTGGAGTAAAAGCGCAGGTGGCCGTCGGTCTTCAGCCACGGCTCACCGTAGAAGGCGCCCACGGGCAGCACGTCGGCACTGCGCGGGTTCTTGGGGTCTGGCACGGCCAGACCCGAGGTGGAGGTGCCGTCGATGCTCTGGGTTTCGGCCTGTGCGCGCCAGACTGTGTCGGGTGTGATCTGCCATTCCAGGCTCCCCGCAAACCCTTGTTTGTGGGGCTTGTTGCCATCCACAAAACTACCGCCCCGGCTGGCGGCGCCGTCCAGGCGGTAGCGCAACGTGCCCTCCGCATTGAGTGGGCCCGTCAGGTCGAACTCGGCAGTGCGCAAGCCATCGCTGCCTGCGCCGATTTCCACGGTGCGCAGCGGCTCGGCCTGGGGCCGTTTGCTGACGTAGTTGACCAGGCCGCCGGGCGCCACCTGGCCGAACTCCAGCGCCGCAGGGCCTTTGATGACCTCTACGCGCTCGATGTTGAACAGTGGCGGGTCCAGCAGGTGGACGAACTTGGCCCCGTCGCGCAAGAAGTTGTAGGTGTTGCTGGCCCACAGTCCCCGGATGGAGAACTGCGAATACGAGCCGTAGTACTCGCTGCGCGAGGCCACGCCCGAGGCGTTGCGCAGCACGTCGCGCTCGGTGGTGGCCATTTGCTGCTCCAGCAGCGCGTTGTCGATCACGCTGACCGAGCGCTGTGTCTCCAGCACCGACAGACCCAGGCGCGAGCTGCTCTGGGCGCGCCGCGCCGGTGTGGCCGCTGTGCCTGCGGTGGAGTCCACCACATCCACTTGGCGCAACGTGGGCGCTAGAGTGCTCGTGTCGTCGGCGGTGGGGGTTTGCGCCTGCGCGGCGCCATAGGCAACAAGCAAAACAGCCTGCGCAATCGCAGTGCGCAGGGGGCGATGGTGGTTCATGGTGCTATGCATTGAGGAGCTGCTGACGCTTGTCAAATAAGCGCTAGCGGGGTTTTTTAAGCACAAGGTGTGCGCAAGACGGTCCAACAAGACCCGTGGCACAGGGCGTGGCAAGGGGGCGTTGGGGATGGGGGGATGTGGCGCGCTGGCCCGTCGACCGTCAGACGGGCTGGCTGGCTGGCGAGCTGACCGGATGAAGGGTTGCTGCGTGCCGGACGGGGACTGCGGCCTGGATGGCCGTGTCCCGTCGACTGGCTTAGTGGCCCTTAGGTGGCTCTGGCAGCGCTGGCGACGCCATGCCGTCGGCCAGCACAAACGTCAACGTGGTCACGTAGCTGGCTTCGCCGTACTTCTCGCCCTGGGCGGTGGTGCCTTCGGTTTTGTCGTTGTGCTTGACCTCGGCCACGTACTGGCCCTTCCACGGCGTGACGAAGGTAACGGTGCCGTCTTCGCCGGTTTCAACTTCACGTGTCCAGCCCGATGGCGCGGCCAGTTGCACCTTGGCCTTGGGCACGGGCGCCCCTTTGTAGACCACCTTCAGTTCACCGGGTTTGCCGGTGGGCACAAGATCCAGAGGGGCGGTAGGCGTCACGGGTTTGGCCAGGCCCGCCACCCAGCGGGCCGAGGGCTGCCACACCATCGCAGGCAGGTTGCGTTTGCTGCGGTCGATCAGCGGGTAGGCGGGGGCGGCAAACAGCGTGTCGGGGGTGCCAGTGGTTGTGTAGGCAAAGGCGTCCTTGCCGAGTTTGCCTTCCACGCGCTGTGCGCTGGTGCCAGCCACTTGCTCCAGCATGGGTACACCCTTGAATTGGTCCAGTCGGCCGGGCGAGGTCTCACGCAGGTTCTCATTGAATTCGCCAAAGTGCAGGCGCGCCTGACCACCTGCGTTCTCGAGCCACACTTGGTGGGCGCTGGCGGTGGTGACAGCCGTGAGGGCTGCACACCCGATCATCGTGGTCATTAAAACGGTGTTGCGTTTGGGGGTTGATGGCATGAAGGTTTTCCTTTCGGTGGTTTCAACAAAAATCAAGAAGGCGCACGGCTCCGCACCCCCGCGTGCGCGGAGGTGCTTAGAACTCATCTTTTGATAGCTGCCAGCGATTTATGGATAAGCGCTAGGTGGCGTTTTGACCCTGAATTAGGTCAGTTCGGCGCGCAGGGGCTGGCCGCAGGGCCGGAGGCCGAATCGGCAGTTAGAAGTCCATGCCCACACTCAGCGACAGCGTGCGCGGCGCGCCCACCACCAGATAGCCCGAGCCGGGGTAGCCGCCCACTGAGGCCCAGTGGTTGCGGTTGGTCAGGTTGTCGATGCGGGCGCGCAGTGTGACGAGCCTGCCTTGCACCTCGGTGAGGTAACGCGCACCCACATCCAGCCGGTTCCAGCCGGGCACGCGCAGGGTGTTGGTGGCGTTGGCGTAGCTGGCGCCGGTGTGCACCCAGCGGCCATCCACGGCCAGGCCGGGCACCCCGGGCACATCCCATTCAGCGCCCAGGTTGGCCTGCAGCTTGGGCACGCCAATGACGCGCTGGCCGTCTGTGGCGGCAGCGCCCGTGGTCAGCTGCTTCGCATCCAGCCAGGTCAGGCCACCCAGCACGCGCAGACCCTTGGTGGCCTCACCTTGCAGGGCCAGCTCCACGCCCTGGTGGCGGTCTTTGCCGCTGGTGCTGAAGACGTTGGCGGCGTTCAAAAACGCACGCGGCTTCGTGGTGGAAAACAGCGCCACGCTGCCGCCCACGCGGCCAGCGTCGAACTTCACGCCCATTTCTTTTTGCTGGGAGACATAGGGCGCCAGCATCTCGCCGCGGTTGGCCGCCGTGCCGGGTGCCGTCTGGCCCTGGCTCAGGCCTTCCACATAGTTGGCATACACCGACAGGCCCTTGTCCAGTTTGTAGACCGCCGCCAGCAGCGGGCTCGTGCGGCTTTGGTCATAGCGGTCGGTCTGCGCTGCCGTGCCGTAGGCGTAGTTGGCGATCTCCATCTTTTGGTGGCGCAGGCCGATCGTGAACAGAAGGCGGTTGTCCAGCAGATGCAGCGTGTCGCCCAGCGCAAAGCTGAAGAGGCGCGTGCTGCCGGTGCGCAGGGGGTCGGCCAAGTCGCCGCCCCGGAATGCGCCTGCACTGAGCGCTGGCAGTGGCGATGCAACGGGGCGGTACAGATTGGTGGCCTGCGTGTTGGCAAAGTCCATCGCATACGCGTTTTTCTTGTCGGCGCTGAAGTGCGATGCCACTGCCACCCATTCATGCCCCACGCTGCCGGTTTGCAGCTTGCCG includes:
- a CDS encoding NAD-dependent succinate-semialdehyde dehydrogenase, coding for MTYPNTQLFIAGQWQDAADGKSIAVFNPSTGKEIGRVAHASKPDLDLALAAAQKGFEAWRDMPAAERAKTMRRAAALMRERAEAIAAIMVQEQGKPLAEAKVETMASADIIEWFADESLRVYGRIVPSRNLKATQMVLKDPVGPVAAFTPWNFPINQVVRKLAAALAAGCSILVKAPEETPASPAELIRAFADAGVPAGTVGLVYGDPAEISNYLIPHPVIRKVTFTGSTPVGKQLAALAGKHMKRVTMELGGHAPVIVAEDADLELAIKIGSGAKFRNAGQVCISPTRYLVHESIRAEFVAGFAKYAQGLKVGDGLTAGTQMGPLANPRRITAMTDLLADAVQQGAQLMAGGERIGTEGNYFQPTVLDNVPLSARIVNEEPFGPVAAIRGFEKIEDAIAEANRLPFGLAGYAFTTSLKNAHLLAQRLEVGMLWINQAAAPAAELPFGGLKDSGYGSEGGPEAIEAHMNTRLVSIMNV
- a CDS encoding TonB-dependent siderophore receptor, whose translation is MTPGTTLCRTAIAHAALLALCGAAHAQTATDTPAPTTEKALAPVTVNAGAENESPTAPVTGFVAKRALSATKTGTPLIETPQAISVITRDQMEAQGVQTLRQVTAYTAGAVSNYFDSRVDSFAARSATVTQYQDGLLRTYGTYNTSRPDPYTLERVEFLRGPTSVLYGQGSVGGVLNLTSKRPQAETLREVQVQVGNNARKQIAADMTGALDKDGQWLYRLVAVGRDSGSQIDHVDDDRLVFAPSLTWKPNADTSLTLQGLHQKDKSGSLIGFFPWQGTQLASPYGQIPRQTFIGEPGWDAYDTTNNSWGYLFSHRLNADWTVRQNLRRTVSEVDYRTIYTSFTANAATGRPARPVFNSDNRTAVRDAVWNINTGRMLLIDTQLEGKLQAGSTEHTLLAGLDVQRNHTGQQAWRAVAPAIDVYHPVYGNFTPPTAAQLVRQPNVVQKQLGFYAQDQIQWGRWTATLGLRHDSVQTDTEGRPAAAVDDKAWSKRAGATYQMDGGWAPYAGYSESFQPLGGVDAYGTPYKPTRGEQWEAGVKWQPPGQGISAFAAVYTLREKNRKTNDPGNPLNSLQIGEVKVNGFEAEVQASLARQWDFTLGYAFTDAKISRSNAGDQGQPVASVPKHTASAWLSHRFAAQGRGGWTVGAGVRYTGSQWSGTTAISTPAATLADAMVAYDAGDWRVAFNVVNLADKVHITQCLARGDCFYGQARTYTLTSTYRF
- a CDS encoding TonB-dependent siderophore receptor — encoded protein: MNHHRPLRTAIAQAVLLVAYGAAQAQTPTADDTSTLAPTLRQVDVVDSTAGTAATPARRAQSSSRLGLSVLETQRSVSVIDNALLEQQMATTERDVLRNASGVASRSEYYGSYSQFSIRGLWASNTYNFLRDGAKFVHLLDPPLFNIERVEVIKGPAALEFGQVAPGGLVNYVSKRPQAEPLRTVEIGAGSDGLRTAEFDLTGPLNAEGTLRYRLDGAASRGGSFVDGNKPHKQGFAGSLEWQITPDTVWRAQAETQSIDGTSTSGLAVPDPKNPRSADVLPVGAFYGEPWLKTDGHLRFYSTELQHRFSDQLEGRVHLSRNETSRNVNIVSPMGPVTNGRVARGYWMAPGQKYKSDTALAELRAQLQTGPVQHTVLAGLDWRAISGFYGARTTGNLGAIDLYNPISGLVPPVASTGVGRLSSDARNTGVFVQDRMALGDFALLLGLRHDRFTDAYTTPVTDLNQTQPSAALSWEVRPGSMVYTSYARSFQANSGTLVWGDRAAAPSEGKQLEVGWKQEWLNQRLLTTVSAFDLELTNAPATDPLHPGYSVLTARQRIKGVELELQGRITPGWTVTAQASFQNPRVLADTTAGANVGNRVGLATRRNASLWTQYRLPRLPGLWVGGGLVHQGDKFTANDNQWRLPGYTTVDLAVGYQFAGGVRVQVNLKNAANRRYYLDGTATAAGFGSVVPGQPRALQVSLDYSF
- a CDS encoding TonB-dependent receptor; translated protein: MTTMIGCAALTAVTTASAHQVWLENAGGQARLHFGEFNENLRETSPGRLDQFKGVPMLEQVAGTSAQRVEGKLGKDAFAYTTTGTPDTLFAAPAYPLIDRSKRNLPAMVWQPSARWVAGLAKPVTPTAPLDLVPTGKPGELKVVYKGAPVPKAKVQLAAPSGWTREVETGEDGTVTFVTPWKGQYVAEVKHNDKTEGTTAQGEKYGEASYVTTLTFVLADGMASPALPEPPKGH